One Vibrio sp. CDRSL-10 TSBA genomic region harbors:
- the hisG gene encoding ATP phosphoribosyltransferase: protein MQTQRLRIAVQKKGRLSKECQELLKKCGVKFNIMGERLVVHSLNMPIDLLLVRDDDIPGLIMDGVVDLGFVGENVLEEACLDRQALNQPSNYVSLRRMDFGGCRLSIAIDKEMPYNGPQDLRGKRIATTYPQLLKSYMDKQGIDFSTCMLTGSVEVAPRAGLADAIADLVSTGATLEANGLKEVEVIYESKAVLIQRDGDFAADKVALIEKLLARMQGVQQAKESKYIMLHAPADKLAQVKSLLPGAEDPTVLPLSEDKTKVAVHMVSSENLFWETMEQLKALGASSILVLPIEKIME from the coding sequence ATGCAGACACAACGCCTACGAATCGCCGTTCAGAAGAAAGGTCGCCTGAGCAAAGAGTGCCAGGAACTACTGAAAAAGTGCGGTGTTAAATTTAACATCATGGGTGAGCGTCTGGTGGTTCACTCACTAAATATGCCAATCGACCTGCTGCTGGTTCGCGATGACGATATCCCGGGCCTGATCATGGATGGCGTGGTTGACCTTGGTTTTGTCGGTGAGAACGTTCTGGAAGAAGCCTGCCTTGACCGCCAGGCTCTGAACCAGCCAAGCAACTACGTATCACTGCGTCGTATGGATTTTGGCGGCTGCCGTCTGTCTATCGCTATCGATAAAGAAATGCCTTACAACGGTCCTCAGGATCTGCGTGGTAAGCGCATCGCAACCACTTACCCTCAACTGCTGAAGTCTTACATGGACAAGCAGGGCATTGATTTCAGCACCTGTATGCTGACTGGCTCTGTAGAGGTTGCTCCGCGCGCTGGCCTTGCTGATGCGATTGCTGACCTGGTATCGACTGGTGCAACTCTGGAAGCCAACGGCCTGAAAGAAGTGGAAGTCATCTACGAATCAAAAGCGGTTCTGATTCAGCGTGACGGTGATTTTGCAGCGGATAAAGTGGCATTGATCGAGAAACTGCTGGCGCGTATGCAAGGTGTTCAGCAGGCGAAAGAATCGAAATACATTATGCTGCACGCTCCGGCTGACAAACTGGCTCAGGTTAAGTCTCTGCTGCCGGGTGCGGAAGACCCAACGGTTCTGCCTCTGTCTGAAGACAAAACTAAAGTCGCCGTACACATGGTGAGCTCTGAGAACCTGTTCTGGGAAACGATGGAACAACTGAAAGCTCTGGGCGCAAGTTCTATCCTTGTACTACCGATTGAAAAAATTATGGAGTAG